The sequence GAAGATCCGTCGCTATTTTTTAGAGGAAAAAGTGGGTCCCTATCCTTGCGAACCACCGGGTCCCTATCATGCGTACAGGTGGGGCCCTATCATGCGAACTCCAGGCTCCCTGTCATGCGCGCTGACAATCTCCTTAGTCTCGCGGATCAACAAGCCCAGCGGCTTCATTTCGGTATCAAAAAAACCGGCATTGATTCCCAATAAAGCTCCACTGCGTTGGACCATCTCTCGAACGGAAACCCCTACTGAGGAAAAATCTTTATCGAACACTAGTCTTAGATCATTTGTCTTAAGATTAACTTTGTAGAGCAGCAATTCTTGGGCATTTGTGTGAGAATCTTGGGTCGGATATTGAGCCTCCTCCAATCCGGGGGAAACCACCTTCCAAACCAAGGGGGCTGCGGAGAGAGGGAGGGCCCATAGCAGCATGTAAAAGATAAGAAAAAACTTTATTTTTTTCATAAACTGCGCCCTTGTCAAAATAACATTTTTATGTTCTTGCCTCAATTCTCATGAAGGATTTTATTGAAAAAATAAAAAATTTTAGCCTTTACATCAATGGGCGAAGAATGAAGGAGGAGGGGTTCAAGGTAGACATTAACCCATTTAGTGGCAGGGTGATCGGTAAGGTTTTTTTAAGCCCCCTCGAATCCTACCTTTTCTCCGAGGAGATCACTCCTACAGAAGAAAACACGGTCAAAACCAAGCCTAGCTCTCTGTCTTAATGTATTCCTGTTCTTCCACCAAGGTGTTTAAGCCCTTGGACACCACTTTTTCCCCTTCTCTAATTCCCTTTTTCACTTCAACTTTGTCGGCTGTTTTTCGCCCCAAACTGACTTCCCTCTTTACAGCAAGATCTCCTTCAACCACATAAACATAGGCCTTTCCATTCTTTTCCAACGCCGCAGAAAGGGGAATTTGTATCGATTCTTTCGTCTCTGAAAGAGGGGTGAAAATTTTTCCATTCATTCCCCCTTTTAGTTTTTGTTGCGTATTACTCAGCGAAATTTTCACTTCGTAATTTTTATTTTGAGGATCGGGTTCTGCTGCAATAAAGATGACTTCAGCAGGCAGGGCTTGACCGGGAAGCTCATCCGAAAAAACCTCCAGATGATCCCCTTTTTTAAACTGGGAAACCATATCTTTAGAGACAAATACGGAAAGCAAAATTGGATCCAAGCGAACAATTTGATACAAAACCTCTCCCAGCCCCACCACACTTCCATCCGTCACGTTCTTTCGGCTGATGAAACCCGCAATGCCCGCATTAATAGTCTCCGATTCCAGCTTTTTTTCATTCAGGGCAATCTCGGCTTTGATGCGATCCATCGTGGATTCTTCTGCACGCAGCACCAAATCATTTTTTGACGAACCAGAAACATTTTGCGGAGTAGAAGATTCCTGATCTTTTGTAGTTTCTGCGCTTTCTTTCAAGGCGGGTCTGTGGCTTTCATCGCCAACCTCATCGGAATCACCATTTTCGGAAGAGGGACTTTCTTCAGCATCTTCCGGCCTCACAGCAACGGCAGCAGGAGCATTTGCGGCTGGAATAATTTTCAGCAGATTCATTCCTGCCTCGATTCTCGCCTCTGTCTCCTTAAGTTCTTTCCTGCTTTTATCCAGCTGTAGTTTGATCTTCGTAGCATCGATGGTTGCCAGGGGATCTCCCATCGAAACATTCTGCCCTTCCTGAGCAGTGGCAGACAATATTTTACCCTCCACTTCCGTTTTTACATCCAGTTTATCGCTGGGAACAAAAGTGCCTTTCAATTCCAAGGTATTCTGAATTTCTTCCCATTTGGCTTCCGTGAGAGAAACCGTCTTTATTTTATCCGCGGTTTTAGGTTTTTTGGGTTTTGCTTTACAAGCCAAAATCGAAAAGGAAAGCGGTATCAGAATAGAGAGAATCGATAGAACTGAAAGCAATTTATTTTTTTTCATGGAAAGGCCCTTGTTATGGATGTTGAGAAGTGAAAATTATAGTGTAGCGTCCATCTAAGTCAAACAGGAAAAGCCAAAAATGGGGTTTTTATCTTGACCCAAACATCTAGCACTTGATAGCGGGGGCGACTATGGAAAAACTTGTCAGCCTCGCCAAACGACGGGGTTTTATATTTCAATCCAGCGAAATTTATGGGGGAATCAACGGTTTTTGGGATTATGGTCCGCTGGGGGTTGAGCTTCGTCAAAACATCAAAAATTTCTGGTGGAATCGCCTGGTGCGTCTTCGGGAAGATGTCGTGGGCGTAGATACCTCCATCATCTGCCATCCCAAAACCTGGGAGGCCTCAGGACACGTCGCCAATTTTTCAGATCCCATGGTCGATTGCAAAGTTTGCAAAGGCCGTTTTCGCGCCGATCACATCGCCAACATCCCCTGTCTTCAAAAACCTTCGCTGAGTGTTGAATGTTGTGCCAAAGAAAAAAAAGGGCCGGGAGAACTCACCGAAGTCCGACAATTCAACCTCATGTTTCAAACCCACATCGGCGCCTTGCAGGACGCCTCTTCCGTGGCTTACCTAAGACCTGAGACCTGTCAATCTATCTTCACGAATTTCAAGAATATTCAGATTACTTCGCGACAAAAGGTTCCTTTTGGCATTGCCCAAATTGGCAAGAGTTTTCGAAACGAAATCACCCCGCGCAATTTCATTTTCCGGTCGCGTGAATTTGAACAAATGGAAATGGAATTCTTCATTCATCCAGATGCCGCTGAAGGCGAGAAATGGTATGAGTATTGGGTGGCGGAGCGCTTTCAATGGTTTGTGGACCTGGGAATTCAAAAAGAAAAACTCAGAAAACGCATCCATGAAAAAGACGAACTTGCGCATTATGCCAAGGGTTGCACGGACGTCGAGTATGAATTTCCTTTTGGTTGGTCCGAGTTGGAAGGTATCGCGAATCGATCCAACTACGATTTGAACCAGCACATCAAACATTCCGGAAAAGACCTCAGCTATTTTGACGATGAGAAAAAAGAAAAATATGTTCCTGCCGTCATTGAAACTTCTTTGGGAGTAGACCGTAGCTTCCTTACCGTTTTTGCCGATGCCTATCACGAGGAAAAAGTGGCTGGAGAAAAGGGGCAAGAAGAAGAACGAGTCGTACTAAAATTTGCACCTCACATTGCACCTTATAAAGCGGCGATTTTTCCTTTATCAAAAAAACTAGGAGAGACCGCCAAAAAATTAGAAAAGGATCTGCGTAAAGAATTTAAAACCGATTACGACGATTCCGGCAGTATCGGAAAACGCTATCGTCGTCACGATGAAGCGGGAACTCCTTTTTGTATTACTTATGATTTCGAATCGGAGCAGGATCAATGTGTAACCGTGCGGGAACGGGATTCGATGAAGCAGGAGAGGATTGCGATTTCGCAGGTGAGAAATTATTTAAGGGACAAGATTTTTATTTAACTCACGTTACGCGATATTCTACTCTCCACCCTCCCCCGTCTAGGGGGAGGAAGTATTCATTGGCAAGTGCAGTTTAATTTCAAATTACGTTAAGGTAATACCATTGAGGTAGAATATGCATCATCAACTTTTTAAAGTAAGGGCGGTAGATCTGCTTTCTGATTATACGCTCAAGGTTCATTTTGATGACTCCTCCGAGCAAACAATTGATTTTGCCCCTTTATTAAAAGGTGAGATTTACGGGCCATTGAAACAACTTTCTCTTTTCAGACAAGTGAAGATTGATCCAGAAACCCATACACTGTGCTGGCCGAATGGAGCAGATTTTGATCCCGAAACTCTTCACAATTGGAATTTATATTCCTCACGTCTGATTGAAAAAACAAAGCACTGGGGTCCCTTATGACCAAATACGTCTATTTCTTCGGTGATGGCCAAGCCGAAGGTGATGCCAAACAAAAAAATCTTCTGGGTGGAAAAGGTGCAAATCTTGCCGAGATGAATTTGTTGGGAATTCCAGTCCCTCCCGGATTCACAATCAGCACCGAGCTTTGCACGTATTTCTACAAAAACAACCGAACCTACCCTTCTGAACTCAAGGCCCAAATCGAAGAAAATCTGACGAAGGTCGAAAAAATCATGGGACGTCGTTTTGGAAGCAGCGAAAAGACCTTGCTGGTTTCCGTTCGATCGGGAGCCCGAGCCTCGATGCCGGGAATGATGGACACCATTCTCAACCTGGGACTTTCTGAAAAAACGATAGTCGGCATCATTAAAGAGTCGGGCAACGAACGTTTTGCCTATGATAGTTATCGACGCTTTATCCAGATGTATAGCGATGTTGTTTTGGGAATTCCCCGTCATAAATTCGAGCTTCAGCTGGAAGCCTTGAAGGAACAGAAAAAAGTTAAGTTAGACACCGAGCTTTCTACCGAAGACTTGAAAAAACTCGTGCTTGAATTCAAGGAAATTGTCTTGCAAGAAAATGGATCACCTTTTCCAGAAGATCCCTGGGATCAACTCTGGGGTGCGGTAGGAGCTGTGTTTAAATCCTGGATGAACAAAAGAGCTATCGAATATCGGCGAATTCATGGAATCCCCGAAGAATGGGGAACCGCGGTAAATGTGCAAGCCATGGTGTTTGGAAACATGGGCGACGATTGTGCTACTGGGGTTGCCTTTACGAGAAATCCTTCCACGGGTGAAAAACTTTTCTTTGGCGAATTTTTGGTAAACGCCCAGGGAGAAGATGTGGTCGCTGGAATTCGCACGCCTCAATCCATCAATCTCGAAGGAAAAAAACGCAATCACTCTCCCTTGCCCAGCCTGGAAGAAG comes from Deltaproteobacteria bacterium and encodes:
- a CDS encoding DUF2442 domain-containing protein, whose translation is MHHQLFKVRAVDLLSDYTLKVHFDDSSEQTIDFAPLLKGEIYGPLKQLSLFRQVKIDPETHTLCWPNGADFDPETLHNWNLYSSRLIEKTKHWGPL
- a CDS encoding efflux RND transporter periplasmic adaptor subunit; the encoded protein is MKKNKLLSVLSILSILIPLSFSILACKAKPKKPKTADKIKTVSLTEAKWEEIQNTLELKGTFVPSDKLDVKTEVEGKILSATAQEGQNVSMGDPLATIDATKIKLQLDKSRKELKETEARIEAGMNLLKIIPAANAPAAVAVRPEDAEESPSSENGDSDEVGDESHRPALKESAETTKDQESSTPQNVSGSSKNDLVLRAEESTMDRIKAEIALNEKKLESETINAGIAGFISRKNVTDGSVVGLGEVLYQIVRLDPILLSVFVSKDMVSQFKKGDHLEVFSDELPGQALPAEVIFIAAEPDPQNKNYEVKISLSNTQQKLKGGMNGKIFTPLSETKESIQIPLSAALEKNGKAYVYVVEGDLAVKREVSLGRKTADKVEVKKGIREGEKVVSKGLNTLVEEQEYIKTES
- a CDS encoding glycine--tRNA ligase, producing MEKLVSLAKRRGFIFQSSEIYGGINGFWDYGPLGVELRQNIKNFWWNRLVRLREDVVGVDTSIICHPKTWEASGHVANFSDPMVDCKVCKGRFRADHIANIPCLQKPSLSVECCAKEKKGPGELTEVRQFNLMFQTHIGALQDASSVAYLRPETCQSIFTNFKNIQITSRQKVPFGIAQIGKSFRNEITPRNFIFRSREFEQMEMEFFIHPDAAEGEKWYEYWVAERFQWFVDLGIQKEKLRKRIHEKDELAHYAKGCTDVEYEFPFGWSELEGIANRSNYDLNQHIKHSGKDLSYFDDEKKEKYVPAVIETSLGVDRSFLTVFADAYHEEKVAGEKGQEEERVVLKFAPHIAPYKAAIFPLSKKLGETAKKLEKDLRKEFKTDYDDSGSIGKRYRRHDEAGTPFCITYDFESEQDQCVTVRERDSMKQERIAISQVRNYLRDKIFI